From the genome of Candidatus Electrothrix communis, one region includes:
- a CDS encoding AAA family ATPase has protein sequence MYRKALLNIDEWKNRTDRKPLIIRGARQVGKTWLVREAARKHFENLIEINFDKTPEKVQLFKTADIEKSLQLLEIDANTEIVPGKTLIFFDEIQAVPSLLPLLRYFFEERPDIHILAAGSLLEFLLAEHDFSMPVGRIEYLHLGPMDFEEFLLGLGQDRLSRFLNAFSLEDRIPESIHNNLMYYVRLFWIIGGMPAAVKRYGSEQNFTAVEREHESILQTYEDDFSKYRQRIHSERLRRVFRRLPSLIGGKLKYVNLDPNEKSRDLANTLHLLELARISYPVRHSAGNGVPLGAEVKERDFKPLFLDIGLVATGLGLNLADLHAEKELLMINNGAMAEQFVGQHLLYRQQSYKRPELYYWNREKKNSQAEVDYLISVNGQVVPVEVKAGKTGSLKSLQVFMSEKKLPAAVRFNSMEPSCLETRSAIAGKDSVNFSFISLPLYLVCQVERLVQNHLASLPPSS, from the coding sequence ATGTATCGCAAGGCATTATTGAATATAGATGAATGGAAAAACAGAACTGATCGGAAGCCGCTGATTATTCGCGGGGCCAGACAGGTCGGCAAGACATGGTTGGTACGAGAGGCTGCCCGGAAACATTTCGAGAATTTAATTGAGATTAATTTTGACAAGACACCGGAAAAGGTACAACTGTTCAAAACCGCAGATATAGAAAAAAGCCTACAGCTCCTTGAGATTGATGCAAATACAGAGATCGTTCCCGGTAAGACGCTCATCTTTTTTGATGAGATCCAGGCGGTACCGAGTCTTCTTCCTTTGTTGCGGTATTTTTTTGAAGAACGACCAGATATACACATTCTTGCTGCTGGTTCTCTGCTGGAGTTTTTACTGGCGGAACATGATTTTTCCATGCCTGTGGGCAGAATTGAGTATCTGCATCTGGGGCCTATGGATTTCGAGGAATTTCTTCTAGGCTTGGGGCAGGACAGATTGTCCCGCTTTCTGAACGCTTTTTCCTTGGAAGACCGTATTCCCGAGTCAATCCATAATAATCTGATGTATTATGTCCGCTTGTTCTGGATCATAGGCGGGATGCCAGCAGCAGTTAAAAGGTATGGCTCAGAGCAGAATTTTACTGCTGTCGAACGAGAACATGAAAGCATTCTCCAAACCTATGAAGATGATTTCAGTAAATACCGCCAACGTATTCACTCAGAACGGTTGCGCAGAGTTTTCAGACGGTTACCGTCACTTATCGGCGGCAAGTTGAAGTATGTCAACCTTGATCCAAACGAAAAGTCAAGAGACCTTGCAAATACACTGCATCTGCTTGAGCTGGCACGTATCTCTTATCCTGTCAGACACAGTGCGGGTAACGGTGTCCCTTTGGGTGCGGAGGTGAAAGAACGGGATTTCAAACCGCTGTTTCTTGATATTGGTCTGGTGGCAACCGGTCTCGGCTTAAATCTCGCTGATCTCCATGCTGAAAAGGAACTGCTTATGATCAACAACGGTGCAATGGCTGAGCAGTTTGTCGGGCAGCATCTTTTATACAGACAGCAAAGCTATAAACGACCGGAACTCTATTACTGGAACAGAGAAAAGAAAAATTCCCAAGCTGAGGTGGATTATCTTATCTCTGTCAACGGACAAGTGGTACCTGTTGAAGTCAAGGCAGGTAAGACCGGGTCCTTGAAATCGCTTCAGGTTTTCATGAGTGAAAAAAAGCTACCTGCCGCTGTCAGGTTTAACAGCATGGAGCCCTCATGCCTTGAGACCCGATCCGCCATTGCCGGAAAGGATTCGGTCAACTTCTCTTTTATCTCTTTGCCGCTGTACTTGGTATGTCAGGTTGAACGATTAGTGCAAAACCACCTTGCCTCTCTTCCCCCATCCAGCTGA
- a CDS encoding class I SAM-dependent methyltransferase — translation MKNLDQKTVAGFGDEWARFDQSVLSDEESSKIFNEYFSIFPWNELPSNPQGFDMGCGSGRWARLTASRVALLHCIDPSEAIEVARKNLAEQKKIRFHKGTVDKPGIAQNSQDFGYSLGVLHHVPDTASAIRSCVELLKPGAPLLLYLYYAFDNRPWWFRLIWNMSDYLRKIIIRLPAGLKNFVTDVIAFLIYWPLAKISLLVERIGSEVSSLPLSYYRHHSFYTMRTDARDRFGTPLEQRFTRQQIDEMMQEAGLIDIQFSDKAPFWCAVGRRKG, via the coding sequence ATGAAAAATCTTGATCAAAAAACTGTAGCTGGCTTCGGTGATGAATGGGCACGCTTTGACCAGTCAGTGCTTTCCGATGAGGAGTCCTCCAAAATTTTCAATGAATACTTTTCGATTTTCCCTTGGAACGAGTTGCCTTCTAATCCTCAAGGATTTGATATGGGTTGTGGTAGCGGACGCTGGGCACGTTTGACTGCGTCCCGTGTCGCTCTGTTGCACTGCATAGATCCATCCGAGGCGATTGAGGTGGCCCGGAAAAATCTGGCTGAGCAGAAAAAGATTCGATTTCACAAAGGGACCGTCGATAAACCGGGCATCGCGCAGAACAGTCAGGATTTCGGCTATTCACTCGGTGTATTACATCATGTCCCTGATACTGCATCAGCAATCCGGTCCTGCGTGGAGCTGTTGAAGCCCGGTGCCCCCTTGTTGCTCTATCTTTACTATGCCTTTGATAATCGTCCGTGGTGGTTCCGTTTGATATGGAACATGTCAGATTATTTGAGGAAAATTATCATTCGTCTTCCTGCCGGCTTGAAAAATTTCGTGACAGATGTGATAGCATTCTTGATCTATTGGCCGCTGGCAAAAATAAGCCTTTTGGTCGAGCGAATCGGGAGTGAGGTAAGCAGCCTTCCACTCTCTTATTATCGACACCATAGTTTCTATACCATGCGTACAGATGCCCGTGACCGGTTTGGTACCCCGTTGGAACAGCGTTTTACCCGGCAGCAGATTGACGAAATGATGCAGGAAGCCGGGTTAATAGATATCCAGTTTTCTGATAAAGCTCCATTTTGGTGTGCGGTCGGAAGGCGAAAGGGATGA
- a CDS encoding glycosyltransferase family 4 protein — MLKKNKILFIASHRPNRSPGQRFRFEQYFGYLEANGFECDFSYIFSEDYDRIIYAHGKYLSKFLVFLNSFIHRLKDVLKAKQYNIVFIQREAFMTGTVFFEKLFKKSGAKLVFDFDDTIWVSDSSPINNSLSWLKKPKKTSKIIEFCDLIFAGNSYLARYAEQFNKNVVIVPTTIDTDEYQKKDALACDSITIGWSGSFSTVKYFKLAEPVLLRLKDKYGERVKFSLIGDENYTNLYLDLKGIKWRKETEVTDLSKFDIGIMPLPNDEWSKGKCGLKGLQYMALEIPTIMSPVGVNSEIINDGVNGFLADDENEWFQKLSRLIESRELRETLGKKGRKTVVDNYSVESQKDNYVNLLLSVL; from the coding sequence ATGTTGAAAAAAAATAAAATTCTTTTTATTGCGTCTCACAGACCGAATAGGTCTCCTGGGCAGCGGTTTAGATTTGAACAATATTTTGGATACTTGGAGGCTAATGGATTTGAATGTGACTTTTCGTATATTTTTTCAGAAGATTATGATCGAATAATATATGCCCATGGTAAGTATTTAAGTAAATTTCTTGTTTTTTTGAATAGTTTTATCCATAGGCTGAAAGATGTTTTAAAGGCGAAACAATATAATATAGTCTTTATTCAAAGAGAAGCCTTTATGACAGGAACAGTTTTCTTTGAGAAATTGTTCAAAAAATCAGGAGCAAAACTTGTTTTTGATTTTGACGATACTATTTGGGTCTCTGACAGTTCACCTATTAACAATAGTTTGAGCTGGTTGAAAAAGCCAAAGAAGACATCGAAAATAATTGAATTTTGCGATTTGATCTTTGCTGGTAACAGTTATTTGGCTCGATATGCCGAACAATTTAATAAAAATGTTGTTATTGTACCGACAACGATAGATACTGATGAATATCAAAAAAAGGACGCATTAGCTTGTGATAGCATAACTATTGGGTGGAGCGGTAGTTTTTCGACAGTAAAATATTTTAAGCTTGCCGAGCCGGTTTTATTGAGATTGAAAGACAAGTATGGAGAAAGAGTCAAGTTTTCATTGATCGGTGATGAAAATTATACAAATTTATATCTTGATTTAAAAGGCATAAAATGGAGGAAAGAGACCGAAGTTACAGACTTGTCAAAATTTGATATTGGCATAATGCCCTTACCTAATGATGAATGGTCAAAGGGGAAATGCGGTCTGAAAGGCTTGCAATATATGGCACTTGAGATACCGACAATTATGTCCCCTGTTGGCGTTAATTCCGAAATAATTAACGATGGTGTGAACGGCTTTTTGGCCGATGATGAAAATGAATGGTTTCAGAAATTATCAAGACTTATTGAGTCGAGGGAGTTACGGGAGACCCTAGGAAAAAAAGGAAGAAAAACGGTAGTTGATAATTACTCGGTAGAAAGTCAAAAAGATAATTATGTTAATTTATTGCTGAGTGTTTTGTGA
- a CDS encoding NAD-dependent epimerase/dehydratase family protein, which yields MAISLVTGGAGFMGAHISAELIKQGHKVVVLDDLSGGFRENLPNNITFIEGSITDHELLTDIFQEYQFDYVYHLAAYAAEGLSHFIKRFNYTNNLIGSVNLINESVKHKVKCFVFTSSIAVYGGLTPPMTEEMIPEPEDSYAIAKLAVEHELRVTKEMFGLDYIIFRPHNVYGEYQNLGDKYRNVIGIFMNQIMQKKPLTIFGDGRQTRAFTYIGDISQHIANSVNVREALNKVFNIGANQEYTVKELATAVMKSMNAEQELRYVEQRNEVVHAYASHEKAEKILGIKSYIPLEEGLAKMASWAQQAGIKKSSKFKEIEITEKLPPVWLEDE from the coding sequence ATGGCTATTTCATTGGTAACCGGTGGTGCAGGGTTTATGGGTGCCCATATCAGTGCAGAATTAATAAAACAGGGACATAAAGTAGTTGTACTGGATGATTTGAGTGGTGGTTTTCGAGAAAATCTTCCGAATAATATTACCTTCATCGAAGGATCTATCACTGATCATGAACTTTTGACAGATATTTTTCAGGAATATCAATTTGATTATGTTTATCATTTGGCGGCATACGCTGCTGAAGGATTAAGCCATTTTATAAAACGGTTTAATTACACAAACAATCTTATTGGTAGTGTAAATTTGATCAATGAATCAGTGAAGCATAAGGTAAAGTGTTTTGTCTTTACATCTTCTATTGCAGTGTACGGGGGATTGACTCCGCCTATGACTGAAGAAATGATTCCTGAGCCGGAAGATTCATATGCTATCGCAAAATTGGCTGTTGAGCATGAGTTGCGGGTAACAAAAGAGATGTTCGGGTTGGATTATATTATATTCAGACCGCATAATGTGTATGGTGAATACCAAAATCTTGGCGATAAATACAGAAATGTAATTGGTATTTTCATGAATCAAATTATGCAGAAAAAGCCCCTTACCATATTTGGTGACGGTAGGCAAACCAGAGCCTTTACATATATTGGTGATATATCACAGCACATTGCAAATTCTGTTAATGTCAGAGAAGCTCTTAATAAAGTGTTTAATATTGGTGCAAACCAGGAATATACAGTGAAAGAATTGGCAACTGCCGTTATGAAGTCCATGAATGCTGAGCAAGAACTCAGATATGTGGAACAAAGAAATGAAGTTGTTCATGCCTACGCGAGTCATGAGAAGGCTGAAAAAATACTCGGCATCAAGTCATATATTCCTTTAGAAGAAGGCTTGGCAAAGATGGCAAGTTGGGCACAGCAGGCAGGAATTAAAAAAAGTAGTAAGTTTAAGGAGATTGAAATAACAGAGAAATTACCTCCGGTATGGCTTGAGGATGAATAA
- a CDS encoding glycosyltransferase family 2 protein, which yields MLKKKLSESLVTVIMPAYNAERYIEEAVLSVIQQTWQNWELIIVNDGSTDGTQAYLDALIDPRIKVIKQENKGVSAARNAALDIAQGKFVTFFDADDILPSKSLEVRVTYLQERTDVDIVDGIISARDTTLNDELRSYQPYYQGLLLPRLLKLDDRVFFGPFYMLRKSCIGSVRFREDMSHAEDLVFHMVIAGESRLRYDFVPELVYIYRRSEGTAMSNIDGLEKGYLQLLQFTKLSRNVSWMAQNVLQLKIAKILFLSWLSVGKRKRSISSLCNIFTLTFK from the coding sequence ATGTTGAAGAAGAAATTGTCTGAGTCATTAGTCACCGTTATCATGCCTGCTTACAATGCTGAGCGTTATATTGAGGAGGCTGTGCTGTCGGTAATTCAGCAAACTTGGCAAAACTGGGAATTGATTATCGTTAATGACGGGAGTACGGATGGAACACAAGCATATTTAGATGCACTTATTGATCCAAGAATTAAAGTGATCAAGCAGGAAAATAAGGGGGTCAGCGCAGCTCGCAATGCTGCCTTGGATATAGCTCAGGGGAAATTTGTAACATTTTTTGATGCTGATGATATTCTACCGTCAAAAAGTCTTGAGGTACGCGTAACATATCTGCAGGAACGCACGGATGTTGATATCGTAGATGGCATTATTAGTGCTCGTGATACCACTCTTAATGACGAATTGCGTAGCTATCAGCCGTACTATCAAGGGCTGTTGTTGCCGCGTTTGCTTAAGCTTGATGATCGAGTTTTTTTTGGACCGTTTTATATGTTACGAAAAAGCTGCATAGGGTCTGTCCGGTTCCGGGAAGATATGAGCCATGCTGAGGATTTAGTGTTTCACATGGTAATTGCTGGCGAATCTCGATTGAGATATGATTTTGTCCCTGAACTCGTTTATATTTATAGAAGAAGTGAAGGGACAGCAATGAGCAATATAGACGGATTAGAGAAAGGGTATTTGCAACTTCTGCAATTTACCAAGTTATCAAGAAATGTATCCTGGATGGCTCAAAATGTCTTGCAGTTGAAAATTGCCAAGATTCTTTTTTTGAGTTGGTTGAGCGTAGGCAAAAGGAAAAGATCAATTAGTTCATTATGTAACATTTTCACCTTAACCTTTAAATAA
- a CDS encoding SDR family NAD(P)-dependent oxidoreductase, with protein sequence MRNKKVLITGGTGTVGKALVAHLLNRYPDIGKIVIYSRDEQKHFSMAALFPPEKYSVQFVLGDVRDRERIMMACRGIDVIIHAAAMKHVPVSEHNPIECAKTNILGTQNVIDAAVLNDIERVVALSSDKAVSPINAYGASKLYLERLILDANRKYATKFSIVRYANVFGSKGSVIPFFLAQKKQGFLPITHPRMTRFSITMQESLELVLFAVEHGWGGEIIVPISSSYRILDVAEAVAPGIEQRIVGIRPGEKLHETMIGLYESAQTVRLENRYILCSNAAGWDVEQYCSATGAVRIEGGFDYESSNNNEWLTVEQIRKLISDGF encoded by the coding sequence GTGCGCAATAAAAAAGTATTGATCACCGGAGGCACCGGCACTGTAGGAAAGGCACTTGTGGCCCATCTGCTGAATCGTTATCCTGACATAGGGAAAATCGTAATTTATTCTCGCGATGAGCAGAAGCATTTTTCAATGGCTGCTCTATTTCCGCCGGAGAAATATTCTGTGCAGTTCGTATTGGGGGATGTACGAGACAGAGAGCGCATTATGATGGCATGTAGGGGTATAGATGTCATTATCCATGCAGCGGCAATGAAACATGTTCCGGTTTCTGAGCATAACCCTATTGAGTGCGCCAAAACGAATATTCTAGGAACCCAAAATGTTATTGATGCAGCCGTGTTGAATGATATTGAGCGAGTTGTTGCTCTGTCCTCAGACAAGGCTGTTTCTCCAATCAATGCCTATGGGGCCTCTAAGCTCTACCTTGAACGGCTAATACTTGACGCAAATCGGAAATATGCAACAAAATTTTCTATTGTCCGCTATGCAAATGTGTTTGGAAGCAAAGGCTCCGTAATCCCGTTTTTTCTCGCCCAAAAAAAGCAAGGTTTTCTCCCCATTACTCATCCTAGGATGACTCGATTTAGCATCACCATGCAAGAAAGTCTGGAACTGGTCTTATTTGCTGTCGAGCATGGGTGGGGCGGTGAGATTATCGTGCCTATTTCTTCGTCTTATCGTATTCTTGATGTAGCTGAGGCAGTTGCACCTGGGATAGAGCAGCGCATTGTTGGAATTCGACCAGGAGAAAAGCTGCATGAAACCATGATAGGGCTTTATGAATCTGCACAGACGGTTCGTTTGGAAAATAGATATATTTTATGTTCAAATGCGGCAGGGTGGGATGTAGAGCAATACTGCTCTGCGACAGGGGCGGTACGAATAGAGGGGGGATTTGACTACGAATCAAGCAACAACAACGAGTGGTTGACGGTGGAGCAGATTCGAAAATTGATCTCGGACGGTTTCTAG
- a CDS encoding glycosyltransferase: MYGVCLPRSGFVQQLIYWLFMSVILIISPEHWKDHSVSKHHYARTLAERGVRVFFLNPPDDFQSGFKIEKEGVIPSLYIVSAPKVASGLRFYPAILRRWLEERWLARFEKVIDTKIDIIWLFENSRFFDMRFAGDRLKIYHQVDLNQDFHLKLAVSTADICFCVTDSIKNRIIQLTPKCYKISHGLSKFPKKYFLSEKQLRRFEGNTLHAVYVGNLDMQYLNAELLTEVAQRNIDVRFHFVGGYSEKGVLRSLAGHLKNVIWWGRVESSLLSSIFERADVLLLAYRAELYPEQVDNSHKIMEYLASGKIIVATYTGEYQDKRHLLEMVDNSSEYVAAFERVLNGLSHYNSHERQKDRIEFSRQHTYDKQLDKIFDLLKKHDLYQKIEKGNRQYDI, encoded by the coding sequence ATGTACGGGGTTTGTCTGCCGCGTAGCGGCTTCGTCCAACAACTCATTTATTGGCTTTTCATGTCAGTTATCTTGATTATATCGCCAGAGCATTGGAAGGACCATTCTGTTAGCAAACACCATTACGCAAGAACCCTTGCTGAACGAGGAGTACGAGTCTTTTTCTTGAATCCGCCCGATGATTTCCAAAGCGGATTTAAAATTGAAAAGGAAGGAGTCATTCCCAGTTTGTATATTGTCTCGGCACCAAAAGTTGCATCTGGGCTGCGTTTTTATCCTGCCATACTACGTCGCTGGCTGGAAGAACGATGGCTGGCGCGTTTTGAAAAGGTGATTGATACTAAAATTGATATTATCTGGCTTTTTGAAAATTCTCGCTTTTTTGATATGCGATTTGCGGGAGATCGTTTAAAAATTTATCATCAAGTTGATTTGAATCAAGACTTTCATTTGAAACTTGCGGTATCGACAGCGGATATTTGTTTTTGCGTTACAGATTCGATTAAAAATCGAATTATACAATTAACTCCGAAGTGTTACAAGATTTCTCATGGGTTATCGAAGTTTCCAAAAAAATATTTCTTGAGTGAGAAGCAGTTACGCAGATTTGAAGGGAATACTTTGCATGCGGTTTATGTTGGCAATCTTGATATGCAATATCTTAATGCGGAGTTATTAACCGAGGTTGCTCAAAGGAATATTGATGTTCGGTTTCATTTTGTCGGTGGTTATTCTGAGAAAGGTGTACTACGAAGCTTGGCAGGCCATCTGAAAAATGTCATATGGTGGGGTAGGGTTGAAAGCTCTTTACTCTCCTCAATTTTTGAGAGAGCAGATGTTTTATTACTTGCATATAGAGCCGAACTGTACCCAGAACAAGTAGACAATTCCCACAAAATTATGGAGTACTTAGCCAGTGGAAAAATAATAGTCGCAACCTACACAGGCGAGTATCAAGATAAACGTCATCTTTTGGAAATGGTGGACAATTCAAGTGAATATGTAGCGGCTTTTGAACGGGTACTGAATGGCCTTTCGCATTATAATAGTCACGAACGGCAGAAGGACCGCATTGAATTTTCCCGCCAACATACCTACGATAAGCAGCTGGACAAGATTTTTGACCTCTTAAAAAAACACGATTTGTATCAAAAAATAGAGAAAGGAAACAGGCAGTATGACATATGA
- a CDS encoding site-specific integrase — protein MNCTMPSDPHFNLLYQKHIKHLKLNGLQPKTIDAYSRSIRRIGNYFECQIDNLTSDQLLDYFNELLDCRSWSAVKLDLYGLKFFYSRVLNRTWEDIPLIKPPKVSRIPDILTVEQLHQLVAATGKLSYKVFFH, from the coding sequence ATGAACTGCACGATGCCAAGCGATCCACACTTCAATCTGCTTTATCAAAAACATATCAAACATCTGAAACTTAACGGCTTACAACCAAAGACCATTGATGCCTATTCACGGTCGATCAGGCGAATCGGCAATTATTTCGAGTGTCAAATCGACAATCTCACATCCGACCAGCTCCTTGATTACTTTAACGAACTTTTGGATTGTCGCTCATGGAGCGCAGTCAAGCTCGACCTGTATGGGCTGAAGTTCTTTTATTCCAGGGTGCTGAACAGAACCTGGGAGGATATCCCCCTGATCAAACCGCCCAAGGTTTCAAGGATTCCAGATATTCTCACGGTCGAGCAGCTCCATCAACTGGTTGCCGCCACCGGCAAACTGAGCTACAAGGTCTTTTTTCACTAG
- a CDS encoding transposase: MWHKKGAEYLFNHKALAKVFRAKMLTAIVEQGLKLPKDCPEKWVVDCKSVGNGDKAIIYLGKYLYRGVIQEKDILKCENGMVTFRYLHAKTGKYRSREVTGEEFLSLLMLHVLPKGFRRARCYGFLHPCSKKLIRFLQLVLRVNPFTLFSAEQPKKAAIICPNCGAEMKIIRTRVRKPPPLRPAVCIA; the protein is encoded by the coding sequence TTGTGGCATAAAAAGGGGGCTGAATACCTCTTTAACCACAAGGCCTTGGCAAAGGTTTTTCGGGCAAAGATGCTTACGGCCATAGTTGAGCAAGGCCTGAAACTGCCAAAGGATTGCCCGGAAAAGTGGGTTGTCGACTGCAAGAGCGTCGGCAACGGAGACAAGGCGATCATCTATCTCGGCAAATATCTCTACCGGGGCGTAATTCAGGAAAAGGATATCCTGAAGTGCGAAAACGGCATGGTTACCTTCAGGTATCTTCACGCCAAAACCGGCAAATACAGGTCCAGGGAGGTGACCGGAGAAGAATTCCTCTCTCTGCTCATGCTGCACGTCTTGCCCAAAGGGTTTCGCAGGGCACGCTGTTACGGTTTTCTGCATCCGTGCAGCAAAAAGCTCATCCGATTTCTCCAACTGGTGCTTAGGGTCAACCCGTTTACATTATTCAGTGCTGAGCAACCCAAAAAAGCTGCTATCATCTGCCCGAACTGCGGGGCGGAAATGAAAATCATTCGGACTAGGGTGAGGAAGCCGCCTCCTCTCCGGCCAGCTGTTTGCATCGCATAA
- a CDS encoding glycosyltransferase family 9 protein, translated as MYAIEYCLENSIRAAIYIQDINPSFKKYLQFCYSCNVVLSSISNVSVTNLVHTFTVEEKADINFKNFFYINPDSISTKYQSETEQCLSLVRALYPTNYTSNILKRLQADESDRVKKLCVSMKTVIYPGCSSFAPVRRWPFYDQLVSTLGEENVVIIGGLDELNDAYAFRYKKLVAKLSPYRLTNRKIFWNFCKIFFLLEPYAHNAKFAHLPCSYFDIFNWGELVAIFRNCKKIIGNDGGLMHLAAASGAKGLAIFGPTSEAKSKPYNHEIEVLSRRYSCQPCHFQVRKIYLGEYFISCPYSIKCLESISVNEILRKLS; from the coding sequence ATGTATGCAATAGAATATTGTCTTGAGAACTCTATTAGAGCTGCAATATACATTCAAGATATTAATCCCTCCTTTAAAAAGTATTTACAATTTTGTTATAGTTGCAACGTTGTGCTATCTTCGATTAGCAATGTGAGTGTTACGAATCTTGTTCATACCTTTACTGTTGAAGAAAAAGCTGATATTAATTTTAAAAATTTTTTTTACATTAATCCAGACAGTATTAGTACTAAATATCAATCGGAAACAGAGCAGTGTCTTTCTTTGGTAAGAGCATTATATCCGACAAATTATACATCAAATATATTAAAGAGATTGCAGGCTGATGAATCTGACAGAGTAAAAAAACTATGTGTTTCTATGAAGACCGTTATCTATCCAGGATGCTCGTCATTTGCCCCAGTTAGAAGATGGCCTTTTTATGATCAACTTGTAAGTACTTTAGGTGAAGAAAATGTTGTTATTATCGGAGGACTTGATGAGTTAAACGATGCTTACGCCTTTCGGTATAAGAAGTTAGTTGCTAAATTATCCCCATACAGATTGACTAACAGAAAAATTTTCTGGAATTTTTGTAAAATTTTCTTTCTCTTAGAGCCATATGCGCACAATGCAAAGTTTGCTCATCTTCCATGTAGTTATTTTGATATTTTTAATTGGGGTGAGCTTGTTGCAATTTTCAGAAACTGCAAAAAAATTATTGGTAATGATGGTGGGCTGATGCACCTTGCAGCGGCTTCTGGAGCAAAAGGGCTAGCTATCTTTGGCCCAACTTCTGAAGCAAAAAGTAAACCTTATAACCATGAAATTGAAGTGCTTTCTAGGAGGTATAGCTGTCAGCCATGTCATTTTCAAGTAAGGAAGATATATTTAGGGGAGTATTTTATATCATGCCCTTATAGTATAAAATGTCTCGAAAGTATAAGTGTTAATGAAATTCTTAGAAAATTATCATAA
- a CDS encoding methyltransferase domain-containing protein codes for MNETSKTKLVWSETEKSYLTGKGIDIGCGSDPLNEHVFRFDIDDGDANNIGLHVQGEFDFVYSSHCLEHLSNPWEAIHEWWNLVKPGGFLFFLVPDEDLYEQGVFPSRFNSDHKWTFTISKEKSWSPVSINILNLVRTLQEGEIVSLKQQDIGYDYNLYKLGSLPKLNAFGRLTLKLYRALRRRGMMAIFLFEEAACRYQVVDQTVGHALAQIQCVIRKRSV; via the coding sequence ATGAATGAAACTTCCAAAACAAAATTGGTCTGGAGTGAGACAGAGAAATCATATCTTACAGGGAAAGGTATAGACATAGGTTGTGGTTCCGACCCTCTCAATGAACATGTTTTTCGTTTTGATATTGATGATGGAGATGCTAATAATATTGGGTTGCATGTGCAGGGAGAATTTGATTTTGTTTATTCATCTCACTGTCTTGAGCATTTAAGTAACCCCTGGGAGGCGATACATGAATGGTGGAATTTAGTTAAGCCTGGAGGTTTTTTGTTTTTTTTAGTTCCCGATGAAGATCTTTATGAACAAGGGGTTTTTCCTAGCAGGTTTAATTCCGATCACAAGTGGACATTTACTATTTCGAAAGAAAAGAGTTGGTCTCCTGTTTCCATTAATATTCTTAACCTAGTTCGTACTCTACAAGAGGGAGAAATAGTAAGTTTAAAGCAGCAGGATATTGGTTATGATTATAATTTATATAAACTTGGCTCCTTACCAAAATTAAATGCTTTTGGTAGATTGACACTGAAATTGTATCGAGCTTTACGCCGTCGCGGTATGATGGCTATCTTTTTGTTTGAAGAAGCGGCGTGTCGATATCAGGTAGTTGATCAAACTGTCGGTCATGCTTTAGCCCAAATTCAATGCGTCATCAGAAAAAGGTCTGTCTAA